The window TCAGATCGATCGCAAGCGCGCGTTGCGGCACGCGATCGAAGTGCGCCACGCGAGCTTCGTCGACCCGGCGTTCGTGCAACTGCTGCGCCGTCACAAGGTCGCCCTCGTGGTCTCCGATTCGACCGAGCCGTGGCCGCAATTCGAAGACTTGAGCGCGGCCTTCGTCTACATGCGGCTGCACGGCACCGAAACGAAATACTCGGGCGAATACTCGGATGCCGCGCTCGACCGCTGGGCGGCCAGGATCGATTCATGGTGCCGCGGCACGCAGCCCGCCGATGCGCATCTCGCAGCACCGGAGCTGCCGCCGCCGCGCGCGCGAACGCGCGATGTGTATTGCTACTTCGACAACGACGTGAAAACACGCGCGCCGTTCGACGCGCAGCGCCTGATGGAACGCCTCGGGCTGCATGCGCGCGAAGCGGCGGCTGGATAAAAGAGCATGCCGCGTGACGGCCCTGCGCACGACGAACCCGAACCGCAAGGAGAAAAGCGATGACGCTGCTTATCTATCTGCTCGGCTGGATCATTTTCATCGCCGGCGTCGCATGGGGATTGATGACGCTGCACGTATCGCAACACATCATCGAGATCGTTGCCGTCATTCTGTTCGGCATCGCCGTCATCACCGGCGCGACGCGCGCACGCAATCGCGACCGGACATAGCGCAATCGCGTCGCCGCCCGCCCGGATGCCCTCACCCACGCGCCACCGCGATGCCATCGAGTTCCCGCACCGCATCGTCCGGCAACGCCAGCGCGCCAGCGGCGAGGTTCTCGCGCAGATGCGCCACCGACGACGTTCCCGGAATCAGCAGGATGTTCGGTGCGCGGTGCAGCAGCCATGCGAGCGCGGTCTGCATCGGCGTTGCACCGAGCCGCGTGGCGACCGCATCGAGCGTCGACGACTGCAACGGATTGAACCCGCCGAGCGGAAAGTACGGTACGTACGCGATGCCGTCGCGCGCCAGCGCATCGACCAGATCGTCGTCATCGCGGTGCGCGAGGTTGTAATGATTCTGCACGCAGACGATGTCGCAGATCCGCCGGCCCTCGGCGATCTGGGCGGCCGTCACGTTGCTGAGCCCGATGTGCCGCACGAGGCCCTGGCGCTGCAACTCGGCCAGTGCGGACAACGGCGCCTCGATCGAGCCCTCGGCCGGCCCGTGCACGTCGAACATGATCCGCAGATTGACAACGTCGAGCACGTCGAGGCCCAGATTGCGCAGATTGTCGTGCACGGCGGCGGACAGCGCGTCGGCGGAGAAAGCCGGCAGCCATGAACCGTCCGCGCCGCGCCGCGCGCCGATCTTGGTCACGATCAGCAGATCGTCGCGATACGGATGCAACGCTTCGCGGATCAACTGGTTCGTCACATGCGGGCCGTAAAAATCGCTGGTATCGATGTGGTCGACGCCCGCTTCGACGGCTTCGCGCAGCACGGCGAGCGCCGCGTCGCGATCCTTCGGCGGACCGAACACGCCGGGGCCGGCCAGTTGCATCGCGCCATAGCCGAGGCGATGAACGCGTCGGCCCGCGATCGGGAACGTGCCGGATTGAACGACGGCGGACATGATCGTGCTCCTGTATCGAATGAATGAACCGCAGGTTACGCCACGTCGGGCTGCGCGATAATCGGCCATAATCCGCACAACCCGTACGAAAAGGCGAACAATGCAAGTCGATCTCGGCGATCTGAACGCGTTCGTGGCGGTAGCGCGCGCGAAGGGCTTCCGCGAAGGCGCACGCACGATGGGCGCGAGCGCATCCGGCCTGAGCGAGGCGGTGCGGCGGCTGGAAGCGCAACTCGGCGTGCGGCTGCTGCACCGCACGACGCGCAGCGTGTCGCCGACCGAGGCCGGCGAGCGCCTGCTCGCGCGGCTCACGCCGGCGCTGAGCGAGGTGGAGGCGGCGCTCGACGTGGTGAACACGTTCCGCGAGAAGCCGGTCGGCACGCTGAAGCTCAATGTTCCGATGAGCGCGGCGCGGCTCGTGCTGCCGTCGATCGTCCCGCGCTTTCTCGACGCGTATCCGGAGATCCGGCTGGAGGTCGTGGCCGACGAGAACTTCGTCGATATCCTCGCGGCCGGTTGCGACGCGGGCATCCGCTACGACGAACGCCTCGAACAGGACATGATCGCCGTACCAATCGGCCCGCGTTCCCAACGCTTCGCGACCGCCGCGGCGCCCGCCTATCTCGACCGGCGCGGGCGGCCCGCCCATCCGCGCGACCTGCTCGATCACGCCTGCCTGCGCGGCCGCTTCGCAAGCGGCGCGATGCCGGCGTGGGAGTACGAGCGCAACGGCGAAGTGGTGCGCGTGGAGCCGTCGGGGCCGCTCGTCGTGCAGATCGGCGGCGCGATCGATCTCGTCGTGGATGCCGCCTGCGCGGGGCTCGGCATCGTCCATCTGTACGAAGACTGGCTTCGCCCGCAACTCGAGAGCGGCGCGCTCGAGCCCGTGCTCGACGGCTGGTGGCGGCCGTTCTCGGGCCCGTATCTCTACTATCCGGGGC is drawn from Burkholderia diffusa and contains these coding sequences:
- a CDS encoding LysR family transcriptional regulator, whose translation is MQVDLGDLNAFVAVARAKGFREGARTMGASASGLSEAVRRLEAQLGVRLLHRTTRSVSPTEAGERLLARLTPALSEVEAALDVVNTFREKPVGTLKLNVPMSAARLVLPSIVPRFLDAYPEIRLEVVADENFVDILAAGCDAGIRYDERLEQDMIAVPIGPRSQRFATAAAPAYLDRRGRPAHPRDLLDHACLRGRFASGAMPAWEYERNGEVVRVEPSGPLVVQIGGAIDLVVDAACAGLGIVHLYEDWLRPQLESGALEPVLDGWWRPFSGPYLYYPGRRFVPAPLRAFVDFIKAAAQ
- a CDS encoding aldo/keto reductase family oxidoreductase, translated to MSAVVQSGTFPIAGRRVHRLGYGAMQLAGPGVFGPPKDRDAALAVLREAVEAGVDHIDTSDFYGPHVTNQLIREALHPYRDDLLIVTKIGARRGADGSWLPAFSADALSAAVHDNLRNLGLDVLDVVNLRIMFDVHGPAEGSIEAPLSALAELQRQGLVRHIGLSNVTAAQIAEGRRICDIVCVQNHYNLAHRDDDDLVDALARDGIAYVPYFPLGGFNPLQSSTLDAVATRLGATPMQTALAWLLHRAPNILLIPGTSSVAHLRENLAAGALALPDDAVRELDGIAVARG